The Desulfurobacteriaceae bacterium genome segment GATAAAATCAAAGGATTTCCAGCAGTTCAAAGGTTATCTTTCCACATCTTTCTAAAGCGTTTAGATTGTAGCCACCTTCAAGGGTAAAGAGAATAGGAACTGAAAGTTCCTTTGCAGATAGTAAAAGTTCTCTAACTATAAATTCAACTCCTCTATCACTTACCAATAATTCTGATAGGGGATCGCTTTCGTGAAGGTCATACCCAGCAGAAACAAGGATGATTTCAGGTTTAAAGTTTTCTAAAGCCTCTCTATAAACTTCACCGTAAATCTTTCTATACTCTGTATCTCCACTTCCTTCTTTCATCGGCAAGTTTAAAACGTGTTCATTATTCTCTTCCTTGCTTCCTGTCCCAGGATAGAAAGGATACTGATGGGTTGAGAAGTAAAAGACATTGGAAATGTTATAGAACATACTTTGAGTTCCGTTTCCATGATGAGCGTCAAAATCAACTATGAAAACTCGCTTTATTCCACAAGATAAGGCTTTAATTGCCCCCACCGCAATGTTGTTAAATATGCAAAATCCCATTGCTTTGTCTTTTTCTGCATGGTGTCCCGGAGGTCTTACTGCACAAAAAATAGCTTCAAATTTTTCATTTAGGAGGAGTTCTATACCCTTTTCTACAGCTCCTGCTGCTAAAGCAGCAACATCGAAGGTATATTGGTTATAGTAAGTATCAGGATCAAAAAATCCGTTTTTACTTTCCCTACAGGTG includes the following:
- a CDS encoding histone deacetylase; translated protein: MKSAVIYSDFFLRHDLPTHPENSLRLKYFLRSLKEFNIPVLDPKEVSYNILKAIHSENYIQDILITCRESKNGFFDPDTYYNQYTFDVAALAAGAVEKGIELLLNEKFEAIFCAVRPPGHHAEKDKAMGFCIFNNIAVGAIKALSCGIKRVFIVDFDAHHGNGTQSMFYNISNVFYFSTHQYPFYPGTGSKEENNEHVLNLPMKEGSGDTEYRKIYGEVYREALENFKPEIILVSAGYDLHESDPLSELLVSDRGVEFIVRELLLSAKELSVPILFTLEGGYNLNALERCGKITFELLEIL